CCCGGAGGGGTTCGTCATGGCGGTCAAGGCGAGCCGCTACCTGACCCACATCAAGCGGCTGCGCGACCCCGAGGAACCGGTGGCGCGGCTGATGCGGCACGCCGCCGGGCTGGGGGACCGGCTCGGGCCCGTCCTCCTGCAGCTGCCGCCCACCCTCCGAGCCGACCCCGCCACGCTGGACACCGCCCTCGCCTGTTTCCCCGCCGGGGTCCGGGTGGCCGTCGAACCCCGGCACGCGTCATGGTGGACCGACGAGGTGCGGGCCGTCCTGGAGCACCGCGGGGCCGCGCTCTGCTGGGCGGACCACGACTCCCGCCCGGTGACCCCGCTGTGGCGCACGGCGGACTGGGGATACGTGCGATTCCACTGCGGCCGGGCCGAACCGTGGCCCCGCTACGGGCGCCACGCCCTGACGAGCTGGGTGCGGCGCGTCACCGAGAGCTGGCCCGACGGTGCCGATGTGTACTGCTACTTCAACAACGACCCCGGCGGCGCCGCCGTCCACGACGCCGCGGTCTTCGCGCGGGTGGCCGCCGGGCAGGAGCGCACGGTCAGCCGCACGCCGACCGCGCACGGCTGAACGGGCGTCAGGCGCCCCGAGCGGGCCCTCGCACGGGTGCGCCCGGAGTTACCCGGGGGTGTGTGCACGGCGGTCCGGCGGGCACCGTACGGTGATCGGATGACCCACGCCGTTGATGTTGTCGAAGCCGCCGCGATCGCCCTGCACCAGGGCTCCTGGATCCCCAGTGGCGACGAGCGCGCCCTGGGCCAGGCGTTCTTCTCCCACCGCGCGGCGCTGGAGCAGCGCCTGCTGCCCGGCATGCCCGCGAGCCAGGACCCGCAGGGGTGGGTGACCCAGCACGTGCTGTGGCTCCAGGACGCGGCCGCCCTTGCCGACCAGCTCGTCGCCCAGTGGTACGCCTACCTGCCCGGCAGTTACATGACGGCGCTGCTCGCCGCCTACGCCGACCGGATCCGTCCCGTCCTCCCGCTCGCGGCCCGGTTGCACGAGTCGTGGGAGGCCGAGCGTCCCGAGCCGCTCACGCAGGAGACGGTCGCCTGGTGGGAGGAGTGGCACGTGCCCGCCGCCGAGCGGAAGCAGCTGGACGAGCTGACGCATCAGACGATCATCATCGGGTCGGTGCTGATCACGGCGGTGGGCGACAACTGACCGGGACCGGCCGCCCACCGCCGTGCACGACGGGCCGTCAGCCGACGGGCATCTTCGTCGCGGCAGGCGCCCCCGGGGGCGGCACGGGCACCGGCTGGGAGAGGCCGGCGGGCACCCGCGAGCCCGGGGCGGCGAGCCCCGCCGCGCCGGCCGGCACGGGGACGGCCGCGAAGATCGCGTCCTGCTGCGCCTGGAGCTCCTTCACCCGCTCCGGCGGGGTCCCGGGCAGGCGCTGCTCCTCATAGATCCTGTGCGTGTCCAGCTGGGCCTTCTTGCTGGCCGGGGTGTGGAACTGCACCTCGTACGCGTGCCCCCACCGCGGCTCGCGCCAGGCGGAGTTGATGCCCTTGTAGCCCTTGGGCCGGTCCCAGGTGTTGGACCACTTCACGGAGTCGTCGCCCCACGCGGACAGCAGGGACGCGGCGAGGGTGACGCCGGTGGTGTATTTCCCGTCGGGCCACTGCAGGGTGTAGCGCACCGAGTCCTTCATGGTGTCCAGGGCCTGGTTGACGGTCTGCCCCGGTGTTTCCTTCATCGAGGTGGCGACCTTGCGCTTCAGCGAGTCCGGCGACTTCAGGCGCTGGTCGAAGCCGATGAGCTCGGCCTCGCTCAGGACGGCCGCCGCCCGCACACGCGGACTGATCTCCTTCTCCGCCTGCTCGGCCTGCTTGAGGAAGGCGTCCACGGCGCTGTTGTCGGCGGCGCCCAGCTCCAGCCCGTCCCCGCGCCAGCCGTCGTCGCGGGCGGCGCTCTTGCTCGTCCTGCCCGCCCCGTCCGCCGGGCCGGCCGCGGCCCACGCGGCCGTCGGCGCCATTCCCGCACCCAGCGCCGCGGCCAGCGCGGCAGCCACCGCACCCCGACGTCCCCTGACCAGCGTCCCCATGGAGACTTCCTTCCTGTACCGCGTCCGGATCGTGTGCCGGCCCGGCGCACGGAATCCGCGCGCCGGGCCGGGCAGACGATCAACGCGGGGGAGCGGCCATCGGTTCGCGGACGACCCCCGCCCCAGGGGCTATTTGACTCGATCACGACGGTCCAGGGCGAGAAATCGTCGGCCGTACGAGGACGGGGAACGCCCAGGACACGTTCACCAGGACGGGCGCGGCGGCGGAACTCCCTGCGCCCACCGGGCTCGGCGGCTGACCCCGCGCCCGGCGCCCGGCGGCTACGGCGAAGGGGTCGGGCCCTGCATGTGCTCGCTGATGTACTGGAGCGGCCCCTGGCCCAGGCTCGGGACGTAGCTGCGGGCGCTGTGCTTGCCGCCCTCGATCACCCGGAGGCTGGTGTGGACCGGGCCCTTTTCGTACCGGGCCTGGAACTTCCTGATGTCCTTCAGACGCTTGACCGGTTCCTTGGTGCCGACCTGGAAGGCCAGGTAGACGTCCGGGCCCTTCCTGTCGATCAGCTTCTGGGCCAGCTTCTCCGGGTTGTTCTCCTGCTTCTCCTTCTCGTGACCGGCCCACAGCGGGGAGTCCGGCACGATGTCCGGGCCGGACGCGATCACGGCCTTGAAGCGGTCCGGGTACTTCAGGACCGACTTCAGGCTCGCGAAGCCGCCGGAGGAGGAGCCCATGAACGCCCAGCCGTCGCGTGACTTCAGGGTCCGGAAGTTCTGCTTGACCAGGTCCGGGACGTCCTCGGTCAGCCAGGTGCCCATCTTCGCCTGGCCGGGGATGTCACTGCCGTCGTAGTAGCGCTTCTCGTCGGGGTTCAGCACCGGCATGACGAGGATGAAGGGCAGGCTCTTGCCTTCCTTCGACCACTTGGCGATGGAGGACTGGAGCTTGCGTTTCGTCTGTTTCCAGTAGTTGGTCGGGTAGCCGGGGCCGCCGGGCAGGGCGATCATGACGGGGAAGCCGCTCCGGGCGTACTTCTTGTCGTGCAGGTACTGATCGGGCGCCCACACCCAGACGTCGCCGGTGAAACCGGACTTCTTGCCGCGCAGGGTCGTCCTTGCGATCTTCGTGCCGTCGTCGACGGTGTCGTCGATCGTGAAGGTCCGCTCGGGCCCGGTCGGCATCAGCGTGTCGGCGTTCACCTTTCCAGGGTCCCCATGGGACTGCCCCCGGGCGAAGCTGATCGGGTCGCCCTTGTCGGTGAACGGAGGGATGTCGAAGTGATCGAGCACGGGCCAGGCGACCAGCCCGAGGGTGGCGACGGAGGCCACGGCGATGATCCAACGTCTGGCGCGGAAGCGCGGGCGGCGGCCCTGCGGCGGCTGTGGGCCGTCGGGCGAGTGGGTCATCACATCACTCCGGATGATGGTGCTGCCCCGAAGGACATGAGCGGGTGTTCCGCCCATGTTGATGATCAAGCCCGCGCCGAGGTTCCGAGTTTTTCACGTGGCGATCGCCACTAAATCTTTGAAAACACTTCCTGAAACCGGATCATGCCGTCAAAAGCACGGGGACACCACCGTATGGCACCTCATGCCGAAACCCACCATGACCAGGCCGGGACCACGCGTGTCAGGAGCGGCGCCACCGGCGCCGGCGCACCTTGCTCCAGACCGGCCCGCCGGGGCGCCATGCTGCCGCTCTCATCGACGTCCGGGCGCGGCGAAGAGTTCCCCGCGCCACCGGCCGGCCGGTGGCGGCACGGGGGAGGGGACGGTACGCATCAAGCGCAGGTTCTCGCCGGCCGCGCGGTCGACGCGCACGGTCGCACCCGTACGGGCCGCCTCGTACACGGCGAGCGCGGTGCGCAGCGCCTCGCGACCGGCCGGGCCGTCGACGGCCGGGGGCCGGCCGTCGGCCACCGCGTCGCAGAAGTCCAGCAGTTGCTCCCCGTGCGGGCCGCGCAGCAGACCACAGCTGTCGCGTTCCTGCCCGGCCGCGGCCCCGGCCGGGCGGCGGAGATCGGCCTGGTTGCCCGCCCCGTACGCCCCTTCCGCGAGGCTGCCCGGCTCACCGAGGGTGTCCGTCTCCGCGTCCGCGGCGTGGAAGTAGACGAGCTCGTCGTTGTCGATGACGGCCGAGCCCCGGTCGCCGTGCACCGCCAGCCGCGTCGTACGGCCGGGGAAGGCGGCCGTGGTGGTGAGCAGGGACGTCAGCGCGCCGCTCGCGTGGCGCAGGCTGGCGGTGACCACGTCCTCGACGCCGATGCCGGTGTGGCCGAGCAGCGCGGTGTGGGCCTTGACCTCCACGACGGGGCCGAGCAGCCACTGGACGAGGTCGAGGGAGTGCACCCCCTGGTTGATCAGGGCTCCGCCACCGTCCAGTGCCAGGGTGCCGCGCCAGCCGTCCGACGCGTAGTAGGAGCGGCCGTGCCACAGCGGGACCTCCACCGATGCCGAGGTCGGCGTGCCGAGCTCACCGGCTTCGAGGGCGTCCCGCACGATGCGCGAGGCGAGGTCGAACCGGCGCTGGCTCATGACGGCGAGCACCCGGTCCGCCTGCCGGGCGGCCTCGATCAGCTGGTCCGCGGCCCGCACCGACACATCGATGGGCTTCTCCACCATCACGTGCTTGCCCGCGGCGAGGGCCGCCCTGCCCAGCTCGGCGTGCAGCCCGCTGGGGGTGCACACCGACACCGCGTCGATGTCGTCGCGCGCCAGCAGCGACGCCACGTCCGTCGACACGCAGCCGGTCTCGGCCGCGGCCTGCCGGGCGCCGGCACTGTCCCGGGACGAGGAGGCCATCGCCACCAGCCGCGCGCGTCCGGCCAGCGGTGGATAAGAGGTCAGGACCCGTGCCTGCAGACGCCCCATGACGCCGCATCCGATGATGCCGAAGCGCAGCTCGCTCACGCGACTTCTCCTGTCATGGCCCTGTTATCGGCCCTGTGGTGCGCCGTGGTCCCGCGTCCCTCCGGGGGAGGGGACGTACCGGACGGCTCCCGCCGGGTCCGGACGGGGGGTGTGTTGGGGGGTTCCGGACAGCCGGTCCGACATGCGCTGTCGGACCGGCGGTAACCCGGCAGGAGCCGTGCCCGCAGTATCGACCGGCCAGCCGGCGGACCGCATCTGACACATGACCTGCGGCGGACAGGGAACGCGGACCCCTCGATGATCGTCATGACCAGTGACGCGGGCATTGTGCACGAGCGCGGACGCTCGGGCATCAGTCGCGCGACTGGTGAACTGACGAAGGGAGCCCCGATCTCATGGTCCTGGGGCGGGAGCGGGAACGGAACGAGCTGGCTGCCCTGCTCGACGACGCGCGCGAGGGGCGCAGCCGTGCCCTGGTGGTGCGCGGCCCGGCCGGCATTGGCAAGAGCACGCTTCTCGACGACCTGGTGGGCGCCGCGCAGCCGGATGTGCGGGTGCTGCGCGCGGTCGGCGTCGAGAGCGAGGTCGAGCTGCCCTTCGCCGGGCTGCACCAGGTGCTGCGGCCGCTGCTGCCCGGTCTGGAGCGGCTCCCGGCGCCACAGGCGGGGGCGCTGCGCGCGGTGTTCGGCCTGGAGACCACCTCGGCCGACCGGTTCCTGGTGGCCCTGGCCGTGCTGACGCTGCTGTCGGACGCCTGCGAGGAGGCGCCGGCGCTGGTGCTCGTCGACGACGCGCACTGGCTGGACCCGGCGTCCGCCGAGGCCCTGGTCTTCGTGGCCCGGCGGCTCGAGGCGGAGGGCCTGGCCATGGTCTTCGCCGTACGCACCGGTGCCGGCCGCTTCGACGCCCCCGGCGTCCCCGACCTGCACCTCGGGCCGCTCCCCGCCGAAGTGGCCGAACGGCTGCTGGAGCGCTCGGCGCCGGAAGCGGTCCGCTCGGTGCGGCTGCGGCTGCTGAGCGAGGCGGGCGGCAACCCCCTCGCCCTGCGCGAACTGCCCGCCGCCCTGGACCCCGACCAGCTCAGCGGCAGCGCCGCGCTCCCCGAGTGCCTCCCGCTCAACGACCGGCTGCAGCAGATCTACCACAGCCGCCGGGCGGAACTCCCGGCCCGCTACAGCGAGGTGCTCCTGCTCGCGGCCGTCGAGAACGACGGGGACCTCGCCGCGATACTCCGCGCCGGGGGCGACCCGGACGCCGCGATCGCCGGGCTGTCCGCCGCGGCCGCGGCCGGACTGATCGACCTCGGCGAGCAGCGGGTGCTCTTCACCCATCCGCTGATCCGCTCCGCCACCTACCAGGCGGCCTCCCTCACCGAACGCCGTGCCGCGCACCTCGCGCTGGCCCACGCCATGGACGAGGAGGACGAACGACGGGTCTGGCACCTGGCGGCCGCCACCATCGGTACGGACGACACGGTCGCCGGCCTCATGGCCACGCTCGCCGACCGCTCCCGCCGGGCCGGCGGCGCGACCACCGCCAGCCGCGCGCTGCGCCGCGCCGCCGCTCTCGCCTCCTCACCCCGGGTCCGGGCCCGGTGGCTGATCGACGCCGCCGAGTGCGCCTGGACCGCCGCGGAACCCTCGCAGGCCACGGCGCTGCTCGACGAAGCGGAATCCCTGACCTCGACGGCGGAGCTACGGGCCCGCTCCGCCCAGGTGCGCGGTGCCATCACCCATGCCAGCAGCGACCCGGCCATCGCCTGCCGCACGCTGATGGACGGCGCCCGCCTCGTCCTGGAGAGCGACGCGCTGCTCGCCGGGGAGATGCTGGTGATGGCCGCCCGCTCCGCGTGGGTGGCGAACACCCCGCGCCAACTGGGCGAGATAGCCGCGCTCCTCGACCGCAGCGACCGCGCCACCAGCGGGGTGAGCGACCACTTCATGGCACAGCTGCGCTGGCTGCGCAGTCTCGCGCCGGAGGAGACGCCGACCGCCGTCCCGTGGAGCCACACCCCCCAGGCGTCCGCCGCACGGGTCCCGGCGTGGCTGTCCTCCACGGACCCCAAACCCTGGGTGTGGCCCCCGGTCTTCCTGCCGCACATGACGGGCGACACCGCCACCACGCTCGACGCCTACCAACGTGCCGTCGATACGTTGCGCAGGAACGGCGCGGTGGGCGCCCTGCCGATGTCCGTCGCCCCGCTCGTCGCGCTGCAGCTCATCACCGGCCAGTGGACCGTGGCCGCCGCGAACGGCGCGGAGGCGCTGTTCCTCGCCGACGAGACCGGCCAGCTCGGGGCCGCTTCCCATCTGCGCGCCATGCTCGCCTGGATCGCCGCCGCCCGCGGTGACAGCGAGCGCTGCCGGGAGCTCGCCGCGGAATCCCTGGCGATCTCCGTGCCGCGGCGTATCGCCTCCTCGATCGCCGTCTCGCACTGGGCGCTCGGGCTCAACGCGCTCGCCGAGCGCAAGGCCCCCACCGCGGCCCGGCTGCTGCGCGAGGTCGTCACCCCCGGCGCCCCCGCCGAACACTTCATGATGGGCTGGCTCGTCCTGCCGGACCTCGTCGAGGCGTCCCTGCGCGCCGGGCAGGTGGAGGAGGCACGCCGGGCGCTCAAGGAGTTCGAGTACCGGGCGATCCCCGCGCGGCTGCCGGAACTGCGGGGCACGTGGCTGCGGTGCCGCGCCCTCCTCGCGGCGGACGACGAGGCGGACGCCCTGTTCGGCGCGGCCCTGGACGCCCCCGCCGCGTCGGCCTTCGACACCGGCCGCACCCACCTGCTGTACGGCGAGTGGCTGCGCCGGGTGCGCCGCATCAAGGACGCCCGGGAGCACCTGCACCAGGCCGTGTCCTCCTTCTCCCTGGTCGGGGCCGAGCCGTGGGCGGACTCGGCACGGCACGAACTGCGCGCGGCGGGCGAGCTGTTGGAGGAACCCGGCACCGACACGGGCGAGGCGTGGAGCGCGCTGACGCCCCGCGAGCGGCAGATCGTCCGCCTCGTCGCCCAGGGCATGAGCAACAGCGATATCGCGGCACAGCTGTTCCTCAGCCCGCGCACCGTGGGCTACCACCTCTACAAGGTCTTCCCCAAGCTCGGTCTGACCTCGCGCAGTCAGCTGCACGGGCGGAGCGTGCCCCCCGGCGGGCGGTCCGTCGGCCCGGCGTTGTGACCAACACCGCGTTCCCGCTCGCGCACCCGGTCGCCCCGGCCGGTGGATCATGTGGGTCGGAGCGCACCAGGGGGGTGCGCTCCGACCGATAGAGGGGACTGCGTACGTTCATGACACGACACCGAATACCCACGCCTGCCCGTGGCGCCCTGTCCGCCGCTCTGGCCGTGGGCGTGCTCGTGCCGCCGGTCGTCGGCGCGGCACCGGCCACCGCCGCGACCGGGCAGGTGAGCTGTGTCTCGGACAAGGCCGGGCTCGCCGCCAAGCTCTCCAAGGACATCACCGCGGCACTGAAAGGCCGGTCCGCCACCACCGCGGTGTCCCTGCGCGACCAGGGCACGAACACCGTCTGCACCCTGCGCGAGGCCGACCGGTTCGACTCCGCGAGCACGGTGAAGGTGACCGTCCTCGCCGCCCTGCTGTGGGACGCGAAGAAGACGGAACGACGCCTGACCGAGCGCGAGTCCGACCTCGCCACCGCCATGATCACCAAGTCCGACAACGACGCCACGAGCGCGCTGTGGAAGCAGCTCGGCGCGGCCAAGGTCAAGGCGTTCCTCAAGGCCGCGGGGATGAGCCGGACCGTGCCCGGTGACGGCGGCTACTGGGGTCTCACCCAGATCACCGCGGGTGACGAGCAGAAGCTGATGGACCATCTGGTGCCCCGTCCCGGCGGGAAGTCGGTGCTGAGCGAGGCCGCACGCGCGTACGTCCTCAAGCTGATGGGGAAGGTCATACCGTCCCAGCGCTGGGGCACCTCGGCCGGAGCGCCGAGTTCGGTGAAGATCCAGGTGAAGAACGGCTGGCTGTCCCGCGCGACGCACGGCTGGCGCGTCCACAGCCTCGGAGCCTTCACCGGCGGCGGCCGCAACTACACCATGACGGTGCTCACGCACGACAACCGCACGATGGACGACGGCGTCGCCACGATCCAGGCCGTCGCCAGGGCGGTCCACAAGAACCTCAACCCGGCCACGCTCAAGGCGACCGGCCTCTACACCCCGACCGGCAACCCGCAGGAGGTCATGCCGCCGCTGCCGCGGTAGCCTGCCCGGCGGTTTTGCGTTGTGTCCTCAATCGCCGGACGGGCTGGTTGGACTGAGCTCAGCCACTCAAGCCCGTCCGGCGTTTGAGGACAGCCCACGCCCGGGAAAACGTATTGATCACCGCGAGCCCGCGTGATTGGCTTCGGCGTCATGGCGCGGTGGCAGGCCGACGGGCCGTCAGGCCGCCGCCGAGGCACCCCGGAAAGACAC
The window above is part of the Streptomyces syringium genome. Proteins encoded here:
- a CDS encoding DUF72 domain-containing protein; translated protein: MPLLVGTSGWQYKDWRGGLYPADLPQRLWLEEYARRFATVENNNAFYRLPTPETFAAWRDRTPEGFVMAVKASRYLTHIKRLRDPEEPVARLMRHAAGLGDRLGPVLLQLPPTLRADPATLDTALACFPAGVRVAVEPRHASWWTDEVRAVLEHRGAALCWADHDSRPVTPLWRTADWGYVRFHCGRAEPWPRYGRHALTSWVRRVTESWPDGADVYCYFNNDPGGAAVHDAAVFARVAAGQERTVSRTPTAHG
- a CDS encoding ATP nucleotide 3'-pyrophosphokinase, translating into MGTLVRGRRGAVAAALAAALGAGMAPTAAWAAAGPADGAGRTSKSAARDDGWRGDGLELGAADNSAVDAFLKQAEQAEKEISPRVRAAAVLSEAELIGFDQRLKSPDSLKRKVATSMKETPGQTVNQALDTMKDSVRYTLQWPDGKYTTGVTLAASLLSAWGDDSVKWSNTWDRPKGYKGINSAWREPRWGHAYEVQFHTPASKKAQLDTHRIYEEQRLPGTPPERVKELQAQQDAIFAAVPVPAGAAGLAAPGSRVPAGLSQPVPVPPPGAPAATKMPVG
- a CDS encoding alpha/beta hydrolase, translated to MTHSPDGPQPPQGRRPRFRARRWIIAVASVATLGLVAWPVLDHFDIPPFTDKGDPISFARGQSHGDPGKVNADTLMPTGPERTFTIDDTVDDGTKIARTTLRGKKSGFTGDVWVWAPDQYLHDKKYARSGFPVMIALPGGPGYPTNYWKQTKRKLQSSIAKWSKEGKSLPFILVMPVLNPDEKRYYDGSDIPGQAKMGTWLTEDVPDLVKQNFRTLKSRDGWAFMGSSSGGFASLKSVLKYPDRFKAVIASGPDIVPDSPLWAGHEKEKQENNPEKLAQKLIDRKGPDVYLAFQVGTKEPVKRLKDIRKFQARYEKGPVHTSLRVIEGGKHSARSYVPSLGQGPLQYISEHMQGPTPSP
- a CDS encoding Gfo/Idh/MocA family protein, which encodes MSELRFGIIGCGVMGRLQARVLTSYPPLAGRARLVAMASSSRDSAGARQAAAETGCVSTDVASLLARDDIDAVSVCTPSGLHAELGRAALAAGKHVMVEKPIDVSVRAADQLIEAARQADRVLAVMSQRRFDLASRIVRDALEAGELGTPTSASVEVPLWHGRSYYASDGWRGTLALDGGGALINQGVHSLDLVQWLLGPVVEVKAHTALLGHTGIGVEDVVTASLRHASGALTSLLTTTAAFPGRTTRLAVHGDRGSAVIDNDELVYFHAADAETDTLGEPGSLAEGAYGAGNQADLRRPAGAAAGQERDSCGLLRGPHGEQLLDFCDAVADGRPPAVDGPAGREALRTALAVYEAARTGATVRVDRAAGENLRLMRTVPSPVPPPAGRWRGELFAAPGRR
- a CDS encoding helix-turn-helix transcriptional regulator, which translates into the protein MVLGRERERNELAALLDDAREGRSRALVVRGPAGIGKSTLLDDLVGAAQPDVRVLRAVGVESEVELPFAGLHQVLRPLLPGLERLPAPQAGALRAVFGLETTSADRFLVALAVLTLLSDACEEAPALVLVDDAHWLDPASAEALVFVARRLEAEGLAMVFAVRTGAGRFDAPGVPDLHLGPLPAEVAERLLERSAPEAVRSVRLRLLSEAGGNPLALRELPAALDPDQLSGSAALPECLPLNDRLQQIYHSRRAELPARYSEVLLLAAVENDGDLAAILRAGGDPDAAIAGLSAAAAAGLIDLGEQRVLFTHPLIRSATYQAASLTERRAAHLALAHAMDEEDERRVWHLAAATIGTDDTVAGLMATLADRSRRAGGATTASRALRRAAALASSPRVRARWLIDAAECAWTAAEPSQATALLDEAESLTSTAELRARSAQVRGAITHASSDPAIACRTLMDGARLVLESDALLAGEMLVMAARSAWVANTPRQLGEIAALLDRSDRATSGVSDHFMAQLRWLRSLAPEETPTAVPWSHTPQASAARVPAWLSSTDPKPWVWPPVFLPHMTGDTATTLDAYQRAVDTLRRNGAVGALPMSVAPLVALQLITGQWTVAAANGAEALFLADETGQLGAASHLRAMLAWIAAARGDSERCRELAAESLAISVPRRIASSIAVSHWALGLNALAERKAPTAARLLREVVTPGAPAEHFMMGWLVLPDLVEASLRAGQVEEARRALKEFEYRAIPARLPELRGTWLRCRALLAADDEADALFGAALDAPAASAFDTGRTHLLYGEWLRRVRRIKDAREHLHQAVSSFSLVGAEPWADSARHELRAAGELLEEPGTDTGEAWSALTPRERQIVRLVAQGMSNSDIAAQLFLSPRTVGYHLYKVFPKLGLTSRSQLHGRSVPPGGRSVGPAL
- a CDS encoding serine hydrolase, producing the protein MTRHRIPTPARGALSAALAVGVLVPPVVGAAPATAATGQVSCVSDKAGLAAKLSKDITAALKGRSATTAVSLRDQGTNTVCTLREADRFDSASTVKVTVLAALLWDAKKTERRLTERESDLATAMITKSDNDATSALWKQLGAAKVKAFLKAAGMSRTVPGDGGYWGLTQITAGDEQKLMDHLVPRPGGKSVLSEAARAYVLKLMGKVIPSQRWGTSAGAPSSVKIQVKNGWLSRATHGWRVHSLGAFTGGGRNYTMTVLTHDNRTMDDGVATIQAVARAVHKNLNPATLKATGLYTPTGNPQEVMPPLPR